The Cohaesibacter intestini genome includes a window with the following:
- a CDS encoding pseudouridine-5'-phosphate glycosidase, producing MASLPIKFSAEVQAARDASQPIVALESTIITHGMPYPENVSTALEVEDIIRTEGACPATIAILDGVIEVGLTREQIEHLAQRDDILKLSRADLAYALVAGKSGSTTVAATMICAAQAGIETFATGGVGGVHRGAEESFDISADLQELAKTPVMVVSAGVKALLDIPKTLELLETLGVPVVGFGTDEFPAFWSRESGEACPMRLDEPEQIAALYKMRATLGLEGGMMVANPVPAESEIPRNEMESDIIEAIDEANRRNVSGKDVTPFVLSRIKELTNGESLVTNIALVKNNAKLAARIANGLKA from the coding sequence ATGGCAAGTCTCCCAATCAAATTCAGCGCCGAAGTGCAGGCCGCCCGTGACGCAAGCCAGCCGATTGTCGCCCTTGAATCGACCATCATCACCCATGGCATGCCTTACCCGGAAAATGTCAGCACGGCCTTGGAAGTCGAAGACATCATCCGGACCGAAGGGGCCTGCCCTGCCACCATCGCCATTCTCGACGGGGTGATTGAAGTCGGCCTGACCCGCGAACAGATCGAACATCTGGCCCAGCGCGATGATATCCTGAAACTGTCCCGCGCCGATCTTGCCTATGCGCTGGTTGCTGGCAAAAGTGGCTCGACCACGGTTGCCGCCACCATGATCTGCGCGGCACAGGCGGGCATCGAAACCTTCGCCACCGGTGGCGTTGGCGGTGTCCATCGCGGGGCCGAAGAGAGCTTCGACATTTCCGCCGACCTGCAAGAATTGGCCAAGACCCCGGTGATGGTTGTCTCCGCTGGCGTCAAGGCTTTGCTCGACATCCCCAAAACCCTCGAATTGCTCGAAACCCTCGGTGTGCCCGTTGTCGGCTTCGGCACTGACGAGTTCCCTGCCTTCTGGTCCCGCGAGAGTGGTGAGGCCTGTCCGATGCGCCTTGATGAGCCCGAGCAGATCGCAGCCCTATATAAAATGCGCGCCACTCTGGGCCTTGAAGGTGGCATGATGGTCGCCAATCCGGTGCCAGCCGAAAGCGAAATTCCACGCAACGAAATGGAAAGCGACATCATCGAAGCCATTGATGAAGCCAACCGCCGCAATGTCTCGGGCAAGGACGTCACCCCCTTCGTGCTGTCCCGCATCAAGGAATTGACCAACGGTGAGAGCCTTGTGACCAACATTGCTCTGGTCAAGAACAACGCCAAACTGGCCGCACGGATTGCCAATGGTCTGAAAGCCTGA